One stretch of Paenibacillus sp. AN1007 DNA includes these proteins:
- a CDS encoding Mrp/NBP35 family ATP-binding protein — protein MLSKEQILELLQPLQEPQLGRSLTELGWIRDIMVKEHHVALSMVTLENRSEDATALTDAARNLLSQQGVKDVHIRMRAASEHDRESLNMGQAEQDQDQDEVLVKGHAAGLDGHELLSPESGVRFIAVASGKGGVGKSTVTVNLAAALARQGKKVGLIDADIYGFSVPDMMGIEEYPVVEDGVIQPVERFGVKVMSMGFFIRENNPVIWRGPMLGRMLRQFFTDVQWGELDYMLLDLPPGTGDVALDVHQMLPQSKEIIVTTPHATAAFVAARAGAMAIQTEHELLGVVENMAYYECGKCGEKEYVFGRGGGGRLAESLHTVLLAQIPLGAPDNHPSEPDFSPSVYKAETTIGAIYDEVARSIESKF, from the coding sequence ATGTTATCAAAAGAACAGATACTTGAACTATTACAGCCATTACAGGAACCGCAGCTTGGCCGCAGCTTGACGGAACTGGGATGGATTCGTGACATTATGGTAAAGGAACATCATGTAGCTCTAAGCATGGTGACGTTGGAGAATCGGTCAGAAGATGCAACCGCTTTAACGGACGCTGCACGCAATCTGCTCTCTCAGCAGGGAGTGAAGGACGTGCATATCCGCATGCGTGCGGCGTCTGAGCATGACCGTGAGAGTCTTAACATGGGACAAGCGGAACAAGATCAAGATCAGGATGAAGTGCTGGTGAAAGGTCATGCAGCCGGTCTGGATGGACATGAGCTGTTAAGCCCTGAATCGGGCGTTCGTTTTATAGCAGTAGCTAGTGGTAAAGGCGGAGTAGGCAAATCTACCGTTACCGTTAATCTGGCTGCAGCTTTGGCTCGTCAAGGGAAAAAAGTAGGCCTGATTGATGCTGATATTTATGGTTTCAGTGTGCCTGATATGATGGGCATCGAGGAGTACCCTGTCGTGGAAGACGGCGTCATTCAACCGGTTGAACGTTTTGGTGTCAAAGTGATGTCTATGGGGTTCTTTATTCGGGAAAATAACCCGGTAATCTGGCGTGGACCGATGCTCGGCCGTATGCTGCGTCAGTTCTTCACTGATGTTCAGTGGGGAGAGCTGGATTATATGCTGCTGGACCTGCCTCCAGGTACGGGAGATGTGGCACTTGATGTGCATCAGATGCTGCCGCAGAGCAAAGAGATCATTGTCACAACACCACATGCTACAGCAGCCTTTGTAGCGGCTCGTGCCGGAGCCATGGCGATTCAGACGGAACATGAGCTCCTGGGTGTAGTTGAGAATATGGCATATTATGAATGTGGCAAATGTGGAGAGAAGGAGTATGTGTTTGGTCGCGGTGGTGGTGGACGCCTTGCGGAAAGCCTGCACACGGTGCTGCTGGCTCAGATTCCATTAGGTGCTCCTGACAACCATCCATCCGAGCCAGATTTCTCACCTTCCGTGTACAAAGCGGAAACAACAATCGGGGCTATTTATGATGAAGTGGCTCGGTCCATCGAATCTAAATTTTAA
- the gerD gene encoding spore germination lipoprotein GerD encodes MKRPMWQLCCVVFGLSVMLAGCGSDQSSSPPQGSYKEMKTMVVDILKSDEGKKAVEEALTGQSSSAGGGGSSEEGGSSGGGSGTVGMKMLMPMQSSEQIRIAVKDTITAPEYQKEFEKIMTDPQFAGEFAKAINGQSKQLHMQLIKDPTYQKSIGDIMKSPEVSKMFMDMTKTPEYRKQTMTVMQEVMQNPLFRMEVLTLLKKVVQEELQPKTESGGGQKGQESGGQGGGDGGSGDSSGGGGGGS; translated from the coding sequence ATGAAACGGCCTATGTGGCAGCTGTGCTGCGTTGTATTCGGGCTATCCGTCATGCTTGCAGGCTGCGGTTCAGATCAGAGTTCTTCGCCTCCTCAAGGCAGTTATAAAGAGATGAAAACGATGGTCGTCGATATTTTGAAAAGTGACGAAGGCAAGAAAGCCGTGGAAGAGGCCCTGACAGGTCAAAGCTCTTCAGCTGGTGGTGGAGGCAGCTCAGAAGAAGGGGGCAGCTCTGGCGGAGGCTCGGGAACAGTCGGAATGAAAATGTTAATGCCTATGCAATCTTCGGAACAAATACGTATTGCCGTAAAAGATACCATAACCGCTCCAGAATACCAGAAGGAATTCGAAAAAATCATGACCGATCCGCAATTTGCCGGTGAATTCGCCAAAGCGATCAACGGACAAAGCAAACAGCTGCATATGCAGCTGATCAAAGACCCGACATACCAGAAATCGATCGGGGATATTATGAAGTCACCTGAAGTATCCAAAATGTTTATGGATATGACCAAAACGCCGGAATACCGAAAACAGACGATGACGGTTATGCAGGAAGTGATGCAGAATCCATTGTTTCGTATGGAAGTTCTTACTTTGCTGAAAAAAGTGGTACAGGAAGAGCTTCAGCCTAAAACCGAAAGCGGTGGTGGGCAAAAGGGGCAGGAATCCGGTGGTCAGGGCGGTGGAGATGGTGGCAGTGGTGATTCCAGCGGCGGTGGAGGCGGCGGATCATAA
- a CDS encoding KinB-signaling pathway activation protein, whose product MNLRRWFFLFWTALLIGAAGALGTGLIMMLVNGEKTNGIADFMLYLLILFGSGVMISVYSQMGFFAYLILNYMGKGVFPKRGWQVVQIVLTVLALLDVMFLRLFVGGGRERLSDIVLGLIILAAAVVTAYVKVKQTHISALVPTLFFMIAVTAVETIGVLRIDVNAATIFIVIPLLLCNAYQMLILHKLVVDPKDGSVSPAAKSMKESRA is encoded by the coding sequence TTGAATTTGCGTAGATGGTTTTTCCTGTTTTGGACAGCCTTGCTGATTGGCGCCGCAGGAGCATTAGGTACGGGGTTAATCATGATGCTGGTAAATGGCGAAAAGACGAATGGAATCGCTGACTTTATGCTGTATCTTCTGATTCTGTTTGGCTCCGGAGTTATGATTAGCGTATATTCTCAAATGGGTTTCTTTGCATATCTCATACTGAATTATATGGGAAAAGGTGTATTTCCAAAACGCGGATGGCAGGTTGTTCAGATTGTTCTAACTGTTCTGGCACTGCTTGACGTCATGTTTTTGCGTTTGTTCGTTGGGGGAGGTCGAGAACGCCTCTCGGACATTGTACTTGGACTAATCATTTTGGCAGCAGCTGTTGTTACCGCTTACGTGAAAGTGAAACAGACTCATATTTCGGCGCTAGTACCGACGCTTTTCTTCATGATCGCTGTAACTGCTGTGGAAACCATTGGTGTTTTACGTATTGACGTTAATGCTGCGACTATCTTTATTGTAATCCCGCTGCTCTTATGTAATGCATACCAGATGCTGATTCTGCATAAACTGGTCGTTGATCCGAAAGATGGCTCCGTGAGTCCCGCTGCAAAATCTATGAAGGAAAGCAGAGCGTAA
- the pdaB gene encoding polysaccharide deacetylase family sporulation protein PdaB — protein sequence MNSFYVFSGKKIKRNLIVLVAAIFAIGIIYLESGSVSVFSEEAPSAVYSVPTDKKVIALTFDISWGDKRTEPILKVLQENKVQKATFFLSSPWSKTHPEIVTYIKDAGYEIGSHGHRHENYSSLTEEQIRKEISTAHSILTDLTGKEPNLLRLPNGDFDKRVLQVANSLKYQVVQWDTDSLDWKNPGVQTIVDRVVSKAHPGDIVLLHASDSSKQTHEALPVIIDKLKNQGYEFVTVSELLNHSSVKGKEVRDQASSQ from the coding sequence ATGAACTCGTTCTATGTATTCAGCGGCAAAAAAATCAAACGTAACCTGATCGTGCTCGTTGCTGCCATTTTTGCAATTGGTATTATCTATCTGGAGAGCGGCAGCGTATCCGTGTTTTCGGAAGAAGCACCTTCCGCCGTCTACAGTGTTCCAACCGACAAAAAGGTCATTGCACTTACCTTTGACATTAGCTGGGGTGATAAACGAACTGAACCAATCTTGAAAGTACTTCAGGAGAATAAAGTTCAGAAGGCTACCTTTTTCCTCTCCTCACCCTGGAGTAAGACTCATCCCGAGATTGTCACCTACATCAAAGATGCAGGATATGAGATCGGCAGTCATGGGCATCGGCACGAAAACTACAGCAGCTTGACTGAAGAGCAAATCCGCAAGGAAATTTCGACAGCTCACAGCATTTTAACCGATTTGACGGGAAAAGAACCGAATTTGCTGCGATTGCCAAATGGAGATTTTGATAAACGTGTGCTTCAGGTTGCAAACAGTTTGAAGTATCAGGTTGTCCAATGGGATACCGATTCTTTGGATTGGAAAAATCCCGGAGTGCAGACGATCGTCGATCGTGTCGTAAGCAAAGCCCATCCAGGCGATATTGTCCTGCTGCATGCCAGCGATTCGTCCAAACAGACCCATGAAGCACTGCCTGTCATCATCGATAAATTGAAAAATCAAGGATATGAGTTCGTGACCGTATCTGAATTGCTCAACCACTCCAGCGTTAAAGGCAAGGAGGTACGTGATCAAGCCAGCAGCCAATAA
- a CDS encoding stage II sporulation protein M — MLRFSTFLRDMRSIKGALIWSFLLFAVGIGAGWVSTGPLEQLMLNQIEGLRQVSQRLEQGGNVQWNFFLFIFFNNAIKSVLVIYAGIFFGILPIIFLLINGMVLGFVVHTTMNYGASFFDIVVKGLLPHGIIEIPVIIIACAFGLRFGGLTVRSLAQLGGDKRAVIAGRWKEFMKMTLTASFWVVILLLAAAIIESTLTYALVRG; from the coding sequence ATGTTAAGATTTAGTACATTTTTGAGAGACATGAGGAGCATTAAAGGAGCTTTAATCTGGTCTTTTTTATTGTTCGCTGTAGGAATTGGAGCTGGATGGGTAAGTACAGGGCCGCTGGAACAGCTGATGTTGAATCAAATCGAAGGGCTTCGTCAAGTCAGTCAACGGTTGGAGCAGGGCGGGAATGTGCAGTGGAACTTCTTTTTATTCATTTTTTTCAATAATGCGATTAAAAGTGTATTGGTGATATACGCGGGTATTTTCTTCGGTATACTGCCGATTATCTTTCTGCTCATTAACGGTATGGTGCTGGGGTTTGTAGTCCATACCACGATGAATTACGGAGCAAGCTTTTTTGACATCGTCGTTAAGGGGCTGCTTCCACACGGTATTATTGAGATTCCTGTTATTATTATCGCTTGCGCATTTGGATTAAGATTTGGTGGATTGACGGTACGCAGTCTTGCCCAGCTGGGAGGAGATAAACGTGCAGTGATTGCAGGGCGATGGAAAGAGTTTATGAAAATGACGTTAACGGCAAGCTTCTGGGTAGTCATTCTGCTTCTAGCCGCTGCAATTATCGAAAGCACACTCACATATGCACTCGTAAGAGGATAA
- a CDS encoding WGxxGxxG family protein: MKKTTTMIASVLLVAAMAGSAGAEGHMAKGTDANGSRVQSYQNSGYMDRTNSNMNMNMDGNYRTNGDYRSNGDYRTNNVRTNAATTDRDRGMDWGWLGLLGLLGLAGMRKRVTDHHER; encoded by the coding sequence ATGAAAAAGACCACAACAATGATTGCTTCAGTACTTCTGGTTGCCGCAATGGCTGGTTCCGCAGGTGCTGAAGGCCACATGGCTAAAGGAACTGATGCCAATGGTTCACGTGTTCAATCGTATCAGAACAGCGGCTATATGGATCGTACAAACAGCAATATGAACATGAACATGGATGGTAACTATCGTACGAACGGTGACTACCGCAGCAACGGAGATTACCGGACAAACAATGTACGTACGAACGCTGCCACAACAGATCGTGACCGGGGCATGGACTGGGGATGGCTTGGTTTGCTGGGATTGCTGGGATTGGCCGGCATGCGTAAAAGAGTAACTGATCATCACGAGCGTTAA
- the ppc gene encoding phosphoenolpyruvate carboxylase codes for MTETMVTASKSQSNNLLRRDVRFLGNILGEVLVHQGGTELLDIVEKIRETSKSLRAEFLPELYEEFKKMIQELDSDNRHQVIRAFAIYFQLVNIAEQNHRIRRKRDYERSAGDTVQPGSIEKAVQDLKERGLSHTEVEEILDDLSLELVMTAHPTEAMRRVILDIHKRISEDVMLLDNPTLTLREREQLREKLLNEVITLWQTDELRDRKPTVLDEVRNGMYYFHETLFHVLPDVYQELERCLNKFYPDHDWHVPTYLRFGSWIGGDRDGNPSVTSDVTWKTLLMQRKLALREYQRIMIELMGHLSFSTNIIHISDELAQSIEQDRSCVTLKKVDIWRNEKEPYRIKLAYMIAKLNNVLDENKVSQPDRYQNAQDLIDDLLIIDRSLRHHFADYVADTTVRKMIRQVELFGFHTAALDVRQHSKEHESAMSEILAKMNIVEDYARLTEDGKIDLLARLLDDPRPLTSPYHQYTEGTRECLDVFRTIKRAQNEFGTGCITSYLISMTQGASDLLEVMVFAKEVGLFSKGANGEVISTLQAVPLFETIDDLHAASEIMQRLFNLPVYRASVRGRNELHEIMLGYSDSNKDGGVVTANWELRVAMNAITAVGDEHGVKLKFFHGRGGALGRGGMPLNRSILAQPPHTIGGGIKITEQGEVISSRYSLQGIAYRSLEQATSALITAALNGLEPQESASEQAWDEIIKDISEVSLTKYQDLIFRDPDFFTFFKESTPLPEVGELNIGSRPSKRKGSDKFEDLRAIPWVFAWTQSRYLLPAWYAAGTGLQSYYQGKEENLNVLKDMYANFPFFRTLIDTVQMAIAKADLVIAKEYSAMTSNKEARDRIFGQIETEFKLTKELILKITGEAEILDDVPVIQESIRLRNPYVDPLSYMQVQLLSELRDMRERGDDDTELLREVLLTINGIAAGLRNTG; via the coding sequence ATGACTGAAACTATGGTAACCGCCAGCAAAAGCCAATCCAACAACCTGCTTCGGCGAGACGTGCGGTTCCTGGGCAATATACTCGGAGAAGTTCTTGTCCATCAAGGCGGCACGGAGCTTCTAGATATCGTTGAGAAGATTCGAGAAACGAGCAAATCATTGCGTGCAGAGTTTTTGCCGGAACTGTATGAAGAGTTCAAAAAGATGATCCAGGAATTAGACTCGGACAATCGTCATCAGGTTATTCGGGCTTTCGCTATTTATTTTCAATTAGTTAATATTGCTGAACAAAACCATCGGATCCGGCGTAAACGGGACTATGAGCGTTCTGCAGGAGATACTGTGCAGCCAGGTTCGATTGAAAAGGCAGTACAGGATTTGAAGGAACGTGGACTGTCTCATACCGAGGTAGAAGAGATTCTGGATGATTTATCACTGGAACTCGTCATGACAGCTCACCCGACGGAGGCGATGCGCCGGGTTATTCTGGATATCCACAAACGGATCTCAGAAGATGTCATGCTGCTCGATAATCCTACGCTGACGTTGCGTGAACGTGAACAGCTGCGCGAGAAACTGCTGAATGAGGTTATCACTCTTTGGCAGACGGATGAACTCCGCGATCGCAAACCGACTGTGCTCGATGAAGTGCGGAACGGGATGTACTACTTTCATGAAACGTTGTTCCACGTACTTCCGGATGTATACCAGGAGCTGGAACGCTGCCTGAATAAATTTTATCCAGACCATGACTGGCATGTGCCGACGTATTTGCGTTTCGGTTCCTGGATTGGTGGAGACCGGGATGGAAATCCATCGGTAACTTCAGATGTAACATGGAAAACACTGCTTATGCAGCGCAAGCTCGCTTTGCGTGAGTACCAGCGGATTATGATTGAGCTTATGGGTCACTTGAGCTTCAGCACCAATATCATTCACATCTCGGATGAACTGGCGCAGTCAATTGAGCAGGACCGCAGCTGTGTTACTTTGAAAAAAGTGGACATTTGGCGTAATGAGAAAGAGCCGTATCGCATCAAACTGGCTTACATGATCGCCAAGCTGAATAATGTTCTTGACGAGAACAAGGTGAGTCAGCCTGACCGATACCAGAACGCTCAAGACTTAATTGATGATTTGTTAATTATCGACCGAAGCCTGCGCCACCATTTTGCTGACTATGTAGCGGATACCACCGTTCGCAAAATGATTCGTCAGGTTGAACTATTCGGTTTCCATACGGCAGCTCTGGATGTGCGTCAGCACAGCAAAGAGCATGAAAGTGCGATGTCGGAAATTTTGGCCAAAATGAACATCGTAGAAGATTACGCACGCCTGACAGAAGACGGTAAAATTGATCTGCTTGCTCGCTTGCTGGATGACCCAAGGCCGCTTACATCGCCTTACCATCAATATACGGAAGGAACCAGAGAGTGTCTGGATGTGTTCCGTACCATCAAACGTGCACAGAATGAATTTGGCACAGGCTGCATCACGAGTTATCTGATTAGTATGACCCAAGGAGCAAGTGACCTGCTTGAAGTCATGGTGTTTGCCAAAGAAGTTGGTTTGTTCTCCAAGGGAGCAAACGGTGAAGTCATTTCTACACTGCAGGCTGTTCCATTGTTTGAGACGATTGATGACCTTCATGCGGCATCCGAGATTATGCAGCGGTTGTTTAACCTGCCTGTGTACCGTGCAAGCGTGAGAGGACGTAATGAGCTTCACGAAATTATGCTCGGTTACTCTGACAGCAATAAAGATGGCGGCGTAGTCACTGCGAACTGGGAACTGCGAGTAGCGATGAACGCAATTACGGCTGTCGGTGACGAGCATGGTGTGAAGTTGAAGTTCTTCCACGGACGCGGAGGAGCCCTTGGACGCGGAGGCATGCCGCTGAACCGCAGTATCCTTGCCCAACCGCCGCATACCATTGGTGGCGGAATCAAGATCACAGAACAAGGCGAGGTTATTTCATCCCGTTATTCTCTTCAGGGGATTGCATACCGCAGTCTGGAGCAGGCTACTTCAGCGTTGATTACAGCTGCTTTGAATGGTCTGGAGCCGCAAGAGTCAGCATCAGAGCAGGCATGGGATGAGATTATCAAAGACATTTCGGAAGTGTCACTGACAAAATATCAGGATCTCATTTTCCGTGACCCGGACTTCTTCACGTTCTTTAAAGAGTCTACTCCGCTTCCAGAAGTAGGCGAACTCAACATTGGTTCACGTCCATCCAAACGGAAGGGCAGTGACAAGTTTGAAGATTTGCGTGCAATTCCTTGGGTATTTGCCTGGACCCAAAGCCGTTACTTGCTTCCGGCATGGTATGCGGCAGGTACGGGTCTGCAAAGTTACTATCAGGGTAAAGAGGAAAACCTTAACGTCCTGAAAGACATGTATGCTAACTTCCCGTTTTTCCGCACGCTGATTGATACGGTGCAGATGGCGATTGCCAAAGCAGATCTCGTGATTGCCAAAGAGTATTCGGCCATGACTTCGAATAAGGAAGCTCGGGATCGGATCTTTGGTCAGATCGAAACAGAGTTTAAACTTACAAAAGAGTTGATTTTGAAAATTACAGGCGAAGCCGAGATTCTGGATGATGTACCTGTTATTCAGGAGTCCATTCGTTTGCGTAATCCGTATGTTGACCCATTATCCTACATGCAGGTGCAGCTCCTGAGTGAACTGCGTGATATGCGTGAACGTGGGGATGATGATACGGAACTGCTCCGGGAAGTACTGCTGACCATCAATGGTATCGCTGCAGGATTGCGTAATACAGGCTGA
- the sigW gene encoding RNA polymerase sigma factor SigW codes for MDNLENRLVKLVLKGDQRAFAEIVELYKDKLFHLAYRMLSNRHEAEDVVQETFLRVFRNMEKYDPNQKFSTWIYRIATNLCIDRLRRKKPSYSLDAELNDQEGSDGYAMLPSDDRTPESEALLSETQTLIREAIDSLPAKYKSVMVLRYLQDLSLQEISDVTGMPVTTIKTRVHRGRDFLRKKLEYKL; via the coding sequence GTGGACAATTTGGAGAACAGGCTGGTAAAGCTGGTGCTTAAGGGTGACCAGAGAGCCTTTGCAGAAATCGTTGAACTATACAAGGACAAGCTGTTTCATTTGGCATACCGGATGCTGAGCAATCGTCACGAAGCAGAAGACGTTGTTCAGGAGACGTTTTTGCGTGTGTTTCGAAATATGGAGAAGTATGATCCGAATCAGAAGTTCTCGACTTGGATCTATCGGATTGCAACAAATTTATGTATTGACAGGCTTCGCAGGAAGAAACCTTCTTACTCATTGGATGCCGAGTTGAATGATCAGGAAGGATCAGACGGATATGCCATGCTTCCCAGTGATGATCGAACACCGGAGTCCGAAGCACTGCTCTCCGAAACACAGACCCTCATTCGTGAGGCAATCGACAGCTTACCCGCTAAGTACAAGTCTGTTATGGTTCTAAGATACCTGCAGGACTTGTCATTACAAGAAATTAGTGATGTCACAGGGATGCCCGTAACAACGATCAAGACACGAGTGCATCGGGGCCGTGACTTTTTGCGTAAAAAATTGGAATACAAGTTATAA
- a CDS encoding zf-HC2 domain-containing protein, translated as MDCNSAVSLMHECLDESLSPEQKVELKSHLLICPDCRMRFKELEQTEMLLFAMKHYSPSASDELTNRIMNALPQPKRQQIWLKWVKGHPAMTAAAFFLVVMLFSAFNFWNQNNEMVVKGNSLDQLVIQGSTVIVPEGKSVAGDLTIENGTAQVYGDVNGNLTVIDGQLFQASTAHVSGQVKSIDQALDWFWYKITNMVNEVAYR; from the coding sequence ATGGATTGCAACTCGGCCGTCTCTTTAATGCATGAATGTTTGGATGAGTCGTTGTCCCCGGAACAGAAGGTTGAACTGAAAAGCCATTTATTGATCTGTCCGGATTGTCGCATGCGCTTTAAAGAGTTGGAACAGACGGAAATGCTGCTCTTTGCCATGAAACATTATTCACCGTCTGCCTCGGATGAGCTGACCAATCGAATTATGAATGCTCTGCCACAGCCCAAGAGACAGCAAATATGGCTCAAATGGGTCAAAGGACATCCCGCGATGACGGCGGCAGCCTTCTTTTTGGTCGTGATGCTCTTTAGCGCCTTCAATTTCTGGAATCAGAACAACGAAATGGTGGTTAAGGGGAACAGTCTGGATCAGCTCGTGATTCAAGGCAGCACGGTTATTGTCCCGGAAGGTAAGTCAGTTGCTGGCGATCTTACGATAGAGAATGGAACCGCTCAGGTGTACGGTGATGTGAATGGTAATCTGACGGTCATCGACGGACAACTGTTTCAAGCCTCCACAGCTCACGTGTCAGGTCAAGTGAAAAGCATTGATCAGGCGCTGGACTGGTTCTGGTACAAAATAACCAATATGGTAAATGAAGTGGCATACCGTTAA
- the cdaA gene encoding diadenylate cyclase CdaA, whose product MNYFADLTWKESIKDVIDILIVTYIMYKLILLVRGTRAVQLLKGILFLVLIWALSTWLNLYTLKWLMNQMFTFGVVAVFIIFQPELRRGLEQLGRGKLFGRSAAASDEELTVLIGEIIKSVNYLSRRKIGALVVFERETGLNDYTESGIKMQSLVSSELMINIFIPNTPLHDGAVIIQGKQISAAACYLPLSENPFISKELGTRHRAAIGITEVADAICLIVSEETGQVSLAMNGQVVRDIKEESLIAKLYEELRPTSNLSKKNAWSTFWKQKGGRNNG is encoded by the coding sequence ATGAATTATTTTGCTGACTTAACGTGGAAAGAGTCCATTAAGGACGTTATCGATATATTGATCGTTACCTATATTATGTACAAACTGATTTTGCTTGTGCGTGGTACACGTGCGGTTCAGCTTCTGAAAGGGATTTTGTTCCTTGTATTGATCTGGGCACTAAGCACATGGTTAAATCTATATACCCTTAAATGGTTGATGAACCAGATGTTTACGTTTGGGGTCGTTGCAGTGTTTATCATTTTCCAACCAGAACTTCGACGTGGTCTGGAGCAATTGGGCCGGGGTAAGTTATTTGGCCGCTCGGCCGCTGCAAGTGATGAAGAATTAACGGTGTTAATTGGTGAGATTATTAAGTCTGTTAATTATTTGTCCCGGCGTAAAATCGGTGCTCTGGTGGTTTTTGAACGTGAAACAGGTCTGAATGACTACACCGAATCAGGAATCAAAATGCAATCGCTTGTCAGTTCGGAACTGATGATTAACATCTTTATTCCAAATACACCACTTCATGATGGCGCAGTAATTATCCAAGGAAAACAAATATCTGCAGCTGCCTGTTATCTGCCATTATCCGAGAATCCGTTTATCAGCAAGGAATTGGGAACACGTCATCGTGCGGCAATCGGAATTACTGAGGTGGCCGATGCAATCTGTCTGATTGTTTCGGAGGAGACAGGACAAGTTTCTCTGGCGATGAACGGACAGGTGGTCCGTGATATTAAGGAAGAGTCGCTGATAGCCAAACTGTATGAGGAATTGCGCCCAACCTCCAATCTGAGCAAAAAGAATGCATGGTCAACCTTCTGGAAACAGAAGGGAGGACGTAACAATGGATAA
- a CDS encoding CdaR family protein — protein sequence MDKWFNNNNFAKILALAVSLLLWFMIHLDEVPTTPTITTGISSKIVERNVPVQPYGLDSNAYVLTSLSTDEVRLEIKGQRSMLTSIFTNDDYKVLVDLSQVKEGSNTLPLVPDLPSGVEVVSMEPSMVTVNVEKLGTKSFNVNIVPEGEPSAGYRAGKPVVEPLAPVKVTLPEGQLEAVAKVQGSVSIKDAKEDVIQKKVKLQAYDAEGKVIENAAITPQTVEVRVPVNQPYTKVPLRIKYSGQLPDGLVLSSVEPSVKEVSIYGSEESLAGIQSYDQAALDLTQFTQSGTTTVNVDLTPPSGSEKIEPSSIQIKVTVSPYDEVETTTKVFPNVPILLSGLGNGLESELVTPKSGGLNITLTGSQSMLEGLSGDDIKLTGNLQGLGEGTHEIELEAALPRFAKLDGASTDLSATVKISEKAKDAAVPPEQNSSEDNQTGPDPSPAEVENGQPNTDPVEEQDESNTEHQDQSQQGSAAVNRGSVNSNENNSSNGGKSGSNP from the coding sequence ATGGATAAATGGTTTAACAATAACAACTTTGCCAAAATACTTGCACTGGCGGTAAGTCTGCTTCTCTGGTTCATGATTCATCTGGATGAAGTACCTACAACTCCAACCATTACAACGGGGATATCCAGTAAAATTGTGGAACGGAATGTTCCTGTTCAGCCCTACGGGCTGGATAGTAACGCGTATGTTCTTACATCTCTCAGCACAGATGAAGTGCGGCTGGAGATCAAAGGGCAGCGTTCAATGCTGACTTCCATTTTCACAAATGACGATTATAAAGTGCTGGTTGATTTGAGCCAGGTAAAGGAGGGTTCAAACACGCTGCCGCTTGTGCCTGATTTACCTTCCGGGGTTGAAGTTGTCAGCATGGAACCTTCCATGGTAACGGTGAATGTAGAAAAATTGGGCACCAAATCATTTAATGTGAATATTGTACCCGAAGGAGAGCCTTCCGCTGGATATCGTGCTGGAAAGCCTGTGGTTGAGCCCTTGGCTCCGGTTAAGGTAACTCTGCCGGAAGGGCAGCTTGAAGCTGTAGCGAAGGTTCAGGGTAGTGTAAGCATAAAAGATGCGAAGGAAGACGTGATTCAGAAAAAAGTGAAACTTCAGGCATATGATGCCGAGGGCAAAGTGATTGAAAATGCGGCTATAACACCACAGACAGTCGAAGTCCGTGTTCCGGTCAATCAGCCCTATACAAAAGTGCCCTTGAGGATCAAATATTCAGGACAGCTGCCCGATGGTCTGGTACTCTCTTCGGTCGAGCCGAGCGTGAAAGAAGTCTCGATTTATGGGAGTGAGGAATCACTTGCGGGTATACAGTCCTATGACCAGGCTGCGCTTGATCTTACACAGTTCACTCAGTCCGGCACTACAACAGTTAACGTGGACTTGACGCCGCCTTCGGGTTCTGAGAAAATCGAGCCTAGTTCGATTCAGATCAAAGTCACGGTGTCGCCTTACGATGAGGTCGAGACAACCACGAAAGTTTTTCCCAACGTACCGATTCTTCTGAGCGGATTGGGAAATGGGCTTGAAAGTGAGCTGGTTACTCCCAAAAGCGGGGGCCTGAACATTACACTAACGGGATCACAAAGCATGCTTGAAGGTTTAAGTGGGGATGACATCAAGCTTACGGGAAATCTTCAAGGCCTTGGTGAAGGTACACATGAGATTGAACTGGAAGCTGCTTTACCCCGGTTTGCGAAGCTGGATGGGGCGTCCACTGATTTAAGTGCGACGGTCAAGATCAGCGAAAAGGCCAAAGATGCAGCTGTGCCTCCAGAGCAAAACTCCAGTGAGGATAATCAAACAGGACCAGATCCATCGCCGGCAGAAGTTGAAAACGGACAGCCAAACACGGATCCTGTGGAAGAGCAAGATGAATCGAATACGGAGCATCAGGATCAAAGCCAGCAGGGAAGTGCAGCAGTGAACCGTGGTAGTGTAAACAGCAATGAGAATAACAGCAGTAACGGTGGTAAATCGGGTTCAAATCCGTAA